In Humulus lupulus chromosome 6, drHumLupu1.1, whole genome shotgun sequence, a single genomic region encodes these proteins:
- the LOC133786227 gene encoding wall-associated receptor kinase-like 9 yields MSTLASLARPGCQGKCGNVDIPYPFGIGSSDCFLDERFEISCNNSSPTPVLKHTQLHVLDIYLSPYSDYDYSQWIVVRNPISFFDCGNKARQKSANLTGTPFYYLSDNVFIAVSGGVLATFKTGSGNMLFENGCSSNSTTTTSTSHNIIDFSKCNGVECCITSFLSPNSKVVGDSVEISMDNDSSGTPANHSQCKYAFLIAHKEIDIHKTFGDLDYVPVRLSWSLNSTYFDVFKTHVMPLPTRTSNFRCWTPTEDYGNLLKSSSDRIDQCSCEYGLRGNPYLVGGCNQGVGSPLGLLVLLFSTWRLYRFIKKRKEIKRKKAFFKRNGGLLLEQQIHASENNVDQTKLFESKELEKATDNFNIDRVLGQGGQGTVYKGMLEDGKIVAIKKSKIIDEAKLSEFINEVVILTQINHRNVVRLLGCCLETDVPLLVYEFIPNGTLSEYIHDINAEFPFTWNMRLRIATEVAGALSYLHSAASFPIYHRDIKSTNILLDEKLRAKVADFGTSRTISLEQTHLTTIVYGTFGYLDPEYFQSSQFTDKSDVYSFGVVLVELLTGQKAISATRSEEEGRSLATYFMMTMEEKSSSSLFDILDGQVLKDAPKEEILIVADLAKRCLHLSGRNRPTMKEVAKELERRIQGIDNKDSKGSQQHNYDYEELAYAPLEIEDYSLNVSTSSTFDRNATSSSLHQELPLLEV; encoded by the exons ATGTCCACACTAGCTTCACTTGCAAGACCAGGTTGCCAAGGCAAGTGTGGAAATGTAGATATTCCATACCCTTTCGGAATTGGATCATCCGATTGTTTTCTTGACGAACGATTCGAAATCTCCTGCAACAACAGCTCTCCCACGCCTGTTCTCAAACACACTCAGCTACACGTACTTGATATTTATTTAAGTCCTTATTCCGATTACGATTATTCCCAATGGATTGTGGTGAGAAACCCCATTAGTTTCTTCGATTGCGGAAACAAGGCAAGGCAAAAATCAGCAAATTTAACAGGAACCCCGTTTTACTATTTGAGTGACAATGTATTCATTGCAGTAAGTGGTGGTGTCCTTGCCACGTTCAAAACAGGGTCAGGCAACATGCTCTTCGAGAATGGATGCTCATCCAATAGTACAACAACTACATCAACTAGTCATAATATTATTGATTTTAGTAAGTGCAATGGCGTTGAATGTTGTATCACTTCCTTCCTCAGCCCTAATTCGAAGGTTGTGGGCGACAGCGTCGAAATCTCCATGGATAATGATTCTTCTGGTACTCCGGCAAATCATAGCCAATGCAAATATGCATTCTTGATAGCTCATAAGGAAATTGATATACATAAAACATTTGGTGATCTGGATTATGTTCCCGTCCGACTAAGTTGGTCCCTTAACAGTACGTATTTCGATGTATTTAAAACACATGTTATGCCATTGCCAACCAGAACTAGCAACTTCCGTTGTTGGACTCCGACGGAGGACTATGGTAATTTATTAAAATCCTCTTCAGATCGGATAGATCAATGTTCGTGCGAGTATGGACTTCGAGGGAATCCCTATCTGGTGGGTGGGTGTAATCAAG GTGTGGGGAGTCCTCTTGGATTATTAGTTCTACTTTTTAGTACATGGAGACTATACAGattcataaagaaaagaaaagaaattaaacGCAAGAAAGCATTTTTCAAACGAAATGGCGGCCTTTTGTTGGAACAGCAAATACACGCAAGTGAAAACAATGTCGATCAAACGAAGCTGTTCGAGTCAAAAGAGTTAGAGAAGGCAACTGATAATTTCAATATAGACAGAGTTCTTGGGCAAGGAGGCCAAGGCACCGTGTACAAAGGAATGTTGGAAGATGGAAAGATTGTTGCTATAAAGAAGTCTAAAATAATTGATGAAGCCAAACTCTCTGAATTCATCAACGAGGTTGTCATTCTTACACAAATCAATCATAGAAATGTTGTCAGGCTATTGGGATGTTGTCTGGAGACAGATGTTCCACTTCTAGTTTATGAATTCATCCCAAACGGAACACTTTCTGAGTATATTCATGACATAAATGCAGAGTTTCCTTTCACATGGAACATGAGATTACGAATTGCCACTGAAGTTGCAGGAGCTCTTTCATACTTACACTCAGCAGCTTCTTTTCCAATTTACCATCGCGATATCAAGTCTACGAACATACTCCTTGATGAAAAATTGAGAGCTAAAGTTGCAGACTTTGGTACATCAAGAACTATCTCCTTAGAGCAAACTCACCTGACCACTATAGTTTATGGCACATTTGGCTATCTAGATCCAGAATACTTTCAGTCTAGCCAATTCACAGATAAGAGTGATGTTTATAGTTTTGGAGTGGTTCTTGTCGAGCTCTTGACCGGACAAAAAGCAATATCAGCAACAAGGTCAGAAGAGGAAGGAAGAAGTTTGGCAACATATTTCATGATGACGATGGAGGAAAAGAGTAGTAGTAGCCTGTTCGACATTCTTGATGGTCAAGTTCTCAAAGATGCGCCAAAAGAAGAGATCTTAATTGTTGCTGACCTTGCAAAGAGATGCTTGCATTTGAGTGGAAGGAATCGACCTACCATGAAGGAAGTAGCAAAGGAGCTAGAGAGGAGGATTCAAGGCATTGATAATAAAGATTCTAAGGGTAGTCAAcaacataattatgattatgaagAGCTAGCATATGCACCGCTTGAAATTGAAGACTACTCTTTGAATGTTTCCACGTCATCAACTTTTGATAGGAATGCTACTAGCTCCTCGTTGCATCAAGAGTTACCATTGTTGGAAGTGTGA